One Cohnella candidum genomic region harbors:
- a CDS encoding MerR family transcriptional regulator, with amino-acid sequence MAGLSIGQLAAKANLTASTLRYYESVGLLPAPERQSGQRRYDEGLLDRIHFIKIAQQTGFSIQEIAVLMEGFEPGYSLSEQWERMVKQKRSELEERKNHINSMITILDNGLSCKCLTWSECMDKIQTDGTC; translated from the coding sequence ATGGCCGGTCTCAGCATTGGACAGTTGGCGGCGAAAGCGAATTTGACCGCTTCAACTCTGCGCTATTATGAATCCGTCGGTTTGCTGCCGGCTCCGGAGCGGCAAAGCGGCCAGCGCCGGTACGACGAGGGTTTGCTGGATCGCATCCATTTCATCAAAATCGCGCAGCAGACCGGTTTCAGCATTCAGGAAATCGCGGTTTTGATGGAGGGTTTTGAACCGGGGTATTCGCTTTCCGAGCAATGGGAGCGGATGGTGAAGCAAAAACGCTCCGAGCTGGAGGAGCGCAAGAACCACATCAACTCCATGATCACGATCTTGGACAACGGTTTAAGCTGCAAATGCCTGACCTGGTCGGAGTGCATGGACAAAATCCAAACCGACGGTACCTGTTAG
- a CDS encoding LysR family transcriptional regulator, with product MEWQQLEYFRIVAKTEHFTLAAEQLAISQPALSRSIRHLEETLGVPLFDRVGRSVKLNAYGTLFLKRVDKALQEIEDGVTELKQLKDPYTGTVSLAFVMTFGLSFLPDFIRSFNRSYPQVELQLSQNTTAAIFRQLLDSEVDLSISGLLEHRNHLEWHKLIDEELFVYVPANHRLADRDSIRLKELAKEPFISFKKGYGMRTLTDRFCEQAGFVPNVVFEGEDVATVSVLVSSGIGVTLIPSFSGITPSKIKKLRVTEPECRREIGLAWLKGRTLSPSAELFRNFIIGQF from the coding sequence ATGGAGTGGCAGCAGCTGGAGTATTTCCGTATCGTCGCCAAAACCGAGCATTTCACCCTCGCCGCGGAGCAGCTCGCCATCTCCCAACCGGCTTTGAGCCGGTCGATCCGTCATTTGGAGGAGACTCTTGGCGTCCCCTTGTTCGATCGCGTCGGCCGATCGGTGAAGCTGAACGCGTACGGCACGCTGTTCTTGAAACGGGTGGATAAGGCCCTCCAGGAAATCGAGGACGGCGTCACGGAGCTCAAGCAGCTGAAGGATCCTTATACCGGCACGGTGTCGCTGGCTTTCGTGATGACTTTCGGATTAAGCTTTCTCCCCGATTTCATCCGCAGCTTCAACCGGTCCTACCCCCAAGTGGAGCTGCAGCTTTCCCAAAATACGACCGCCGCGATCTTTCGGCAACTGCTCGACAGCGAAGTGGACCTCAGCATCTCCGGCCTCCTCGAGCACCGGAACCATCTGGAGTGGCACAAGCTGATCGATGAGGAGCTGTTCGTCTACGTTCCCGCGAATCACAGGCTGGCGGATCGGGATTCCATCCGGCTGAAAGAGCTGGCGAAGGAGCCGTTCATCAGCTTCAAAAAAGGGTACGGCATGCGCACGTTGACGGACCGGTTCTGCGAGCAAGCCGGTTTCGTGCCGAACGTGGTGTTCGAAGGAGAAGACGTGGCCACCGTGTCCGTGCTCGTATCCTCCGGCATCGGCGTGACGCTCATTCCCTCCTTCTCCGGCATTACGCCGAGCAAGATCAAGAAGCTTCGCGTGACCGAGCCGGAGTGCCGGAGGGAAATCGGCCTCGCCTGGCTCAAAGGACGCACGTTGTCCCCTTCCGCGGAGCTGTTCCGCAATTTCATCATCGGACAATTTTAA
- a CDS encoding MFS transporter, with protein sequence MVHIATGSPAYRKTLLSMLLGSIVTFAILYSPQTLIGPFAEQFHISPSSASLVISVSTLTLAVCMVFISVLSNAWGRKSIMVVSLFMTSVLAIVSSFSHNFHLLLVLRFLEGISLSGFPAIAMTYLNEEIAPGSIGKVMGAYVGGNAIGGFAGRVIVSLLSDLFNWHIGLLALGLFSLGCSVAFWILLPKSQNFRPVSISFGHWIEGFRSGLTNRKLLTLYAVAFLLLGGYVTLFNYIAYPLSRPPYGLSQSVIGCLFVFQLVGSWSSFFFGRLADRHSRPALIGLGVAMSIAGAALTLLGELWLTIAGIILFAFGFFAGHTVASGWVGKIAPAPHKAYASSLYLLFYYLGSSLLGTTGGSFLSAYEWPGVVGLICGLLALVAVLAAALAGGRSARIHPSQQKV encoded by the coding sequence ATGGTACACATCGCAACGGGAAGTCCGGCGTACCGGAAAACGCTGCTGTCCATGCTGCTGGGCAGCATCGTGACGTTCGCCATTCTCTATAGTCCGCAGACGCTGATCGGCCCGTTCGCCGAGCAGTTCCATATCTCGCCGTCATCGGCGAGTCTCGTTATATCGGTATCCACGCTGACCTTGGCCGTCTGCATGGTATTCATCTCCGTTTTATCAAATGCCTGGGGCAGAAAAAGCATCATGGTCGTCTCGCTGTTCATGACGTCCGTATTGGCCATTGTTTCCTCGTTCAGCCACAATTTTCACTTGCTGCTCGTTTTGCGGTTTTTGGAAGGGATCAGCCTGTCGGGGTTCCCGGCCATCGCGATGACTTACCTGAATGAGGAGATCGCGCCGGGCAGTATCGGTAAAGTGATGGGAGCATACGTCGGGGGAAACGCGATCGGCGGTTTCGCCGGGCGAGTGATCGTCAGTTTGTTGTCGGATTTGTTCAATTGGCATATTGGGCTGCTGGCCTTGGGTTTGTTCAGTTTAGGCTGCAGCGTCGCGTTCTGGATCCTGCTGCCGAAATCGCAGAACTTCAGACCGGTGTCCATCTCGTTCGGCCATTGGATCGAAGGCTTCAGAAGCGGTTTGACCAACCGGAAGCTGCTTACGCTCTATGCGGTCGCTTTTCTGCTTCTCGGCGGGTACGTGACCCTGTTCAATTACATCGCCTATCCGCTTTCCAGACCTCCTTACGGTCTCAGCCAATCCGTCATCGGCTGTCTTTTCGTGTTCCAGTTGGTGGGCTCTTGGAGCTCCTTCTTCTTCGGCCGGCTTGCCGACCGGCATTCACGGCCCGCGTTGATCGGCTTGGGCGTCGCGATGTCCATAGCGGGGGCCGCTCTTACGCTGCTCGGCGAACTGTGGCTCACGATCGCCGGCATCATTCTGTTCGCTTTCGGCTTTTTCGCCGGGCATACCGTAGCCAGCGGTTGGGTGGGGAAAATCGCGCCCGCGCCGCACAAGGCGTACGCTTCATCGCTGTATTTGCTGTTTTACTATTTGGGTTCCAGCCTGCTCGGCACGACCGGCGGGTCGTTCCTGTCCGCTTATGAGTGGCCGGGCGTCGTCGGCTTGATCTGCGGGCTGCTCGCGCTGGTTGCCGTATTGGCGGCGGCTCTGGCCGGAGGGCGAAGTGCCCGAATCCATCCATCCCAACAAAAGGTGTGA